From Pyrenophora tritici-repentis strain M4 chromosome 1, whole genome shotgun sequence, the proteins below share one genomic window:
- a CDS encoding But2 multi-domain protein, whose product MARLSVKEGIFTLVLVLYPQVYPDGRLPNGAISTSALVPIAATSPNTPFPSVEWAIVTPNDICTIFNLQLDSDATQGKICNLVFDFPDDKGLYVYFGSGHFTFTGYAINAGAVPGQTTYNNQPAPGPSPPNPPPTLLPGHSYIINSSPCGIPPHIGQVTVSGALCSKDTILSFKQSNGNGQCPMGFYVVLTDDPNAQKSS is encoded by the exons ATGGCAAGGCTGTCTGTCAAAGAAGGTATCTTCACTTTGGTTCTTGTTTTGTATCCACAAGTCTAC CCCGACGGTAGACTGCCCAATGGCGCCATTTCAACATCAGCCCTAGTCCCCATTGCCGCCACAAGCCCAAACACACCCTTCCCATCAGTAGAGTGGGCCATCGTCACCCCAAACGACATCTGCACAATCTTCAACCTGCAACTCGACTCGGATGCCACCCAAGGCAAGATCTGTAATCTCGTCTTCGACTTCCCTGACGACAAGGGTCTCTACGTCTACTTTGGTAGCGGACACTTTACCTTCACAGGATACGCCATCAACGCTGGTGCGGTACCAGGTCAGACGACTTACAACAACCAGCCTGCCCCTGGACCTAGCCCACCGAACCCACCGCCAACGCTTTTGCCGGGACATAGCTACATCATTAACTCCTCGCCTTGTGGAATCCCACCTCACATTGGACAGGTTACGGTTAGTGGAGCGTTGTGCTCCAAGGACACGATATTGTCTTTCAAGCAGAGTAACGGTAACGGACAGTGCCCCATGGGTTTCTACGTTGTTCTCACGGACGATCCGAATGCGCAAAAGTCTTCGTAG
- a CDS encoding PBP1, Protein interacting with poly(A)-binding protein has protein sequence MRYSIAVAAFASLAAAVPQYGGYPAAPPAASSSSPAAPNYPAGTPPAPEYPAHTPEVPAATTTCTEEKGTPTPMVPVVSMSSGKPTPEVPAHPASTKTPEVPSYPASTKTPEVPSYPASTKTPQVPGYPASTKTPEVPGYPASTKTPEVPAHPETTKTPQVPEATTSCISSTTITVTVPYPTATPQVPGGNKPTPPGPAPYPSIPGGGAPYPSVPAGTGVPPAGTGVPPAGTGVATKTGGYVKPSAPPEFPGAASSLNAAGFAAGIGAFAAFFL, from the coding sequence ATGCGTTACTCCATCGCCGTCGCTGCTTTCGCCAGCCTTGCTGCCGCCGTTCCCCAATACGGCGGCTACCCAGCTGCCCCTCCAGCTGCCTCTTCTTCGAGCCCGGCCGCACCCAACTACCCAGCCGGTACTCCCCCTGCTCCTGAGTACCCGGCCCACACCCCCGAGGTCCCGGCCGCCACTACCACCTGCACTGAGGAGAAGGGTACCCCCACCCCCATGGTCCCTGTTGTATCCATGTCCTCTGGCAAGCCCACTCCTGAGGTTCCCGCCCACCCTGCCTCCACCAAGACCCCCGAGGTCCCCTCCTACCCTGCCTCCACCAAGACCCCCGAGGTCCCCTCCTACCCTGCCTCCACCAAGACCCCCCAGGTTCCTGGCTACCCTGCCTCTACCAAGACCCCCGAGGTTCCTGGCTACCCTGCCTCCACCAAGACCCCCGAGGTTCCTGCCCACCCGGAGACTACCAAGACTCCCCAGGTTCCTGAGGCCACCACCTCTTGCATCAGCTCCACTACCATCACCGTTACCGTCCCTTACCCCACCGCTACCCCCCAGGTTCCCGGTGGCAACAAGCCCACTCCTCCTGGCCCTGCTCCTTACCCCTCTATCCCCGGCGGTGGTGCTCCCTACCCCTCTGTCCCTGCCGGCACTGGCGTTCCCCCCGCTGGCACTGGCGTTCCTCCTGCCGGCACCGGTGTCGCTACCAAGACTGGTGGCTACGTCAAGCCTTCCGCTCCTCCTGAGTTCCCCGgtgctgcttcttctctcAACGCCGCTGGCTTCGCTGCCGGTATCGGTGCTTTCGCTGCTTTCTTCTTGTAA